The sequence below is a genomic window from Proteus vulgaris.
ACAACACCGCCCATTGCCCCATTACCGTGTAATACAGGGGATGAACCATGTTTTATATCAATGCGTTTCACTAATGAAGGATCAAGAAAAATACCACCTAAGTTGTTGATAGTATTTTCTAAAGGTTGCTCGATACCATCGACTAAGATCTTAACGCCTTTTTGGTCGTAGCCACGCATAAGGATGTTCGCGCCATTCGTGACACCTGTTCCTGATAGGGTTGCACCAGCCACTTTATTTAGCATTTCACCAGTAGTTGATGCGGTTTGTGCTTGAGGTGTCGAACTATCAAGAATGGAATGAAAATCGTGATTTGTTTTATCAATGGAATGACCGAGAACCGTAAGAGAGTCCATCTCTGTATTGTCTGATTGTGCAGAGGCAATAGGGGTGTACAACAAGCAAAGAGCTGTCGCTATACCTGAATATTTGAAATGTTTTTTCAGCATACACATACCATAAATGTCCATAAAAAATCCTTGTATATGGAGTTATTTAGCTGGCTGCCTAGCTGAGGGAGTAGGTGGCTTGCAAGTTATTGTCAAAATGATTATTTAGTCAGGATTAATTTTCCTGCCTTTGTTTGGCGCAGTTGATACAACTCTCCGTTGTGTTGAATGTAAACCACGCCATCTTTACCCAATAACTCAATGCTATTGATTGATTGAATTATTGAAGAATGAGAATTTTGTTTAGTTAAAGAACTATCCAAATTATTAGCTTTTTTATTCATAATATACTAAGAGTAATAAGCGTTATCATTATGATAATCATTATCGTTAACAAAAGTGTTTAGACAAGCTTTTTTTTAACGTAAACAGGTAAATTTAAGTCA
It includes:
- the hemP gene encoding hemin uptake protein HemP, giving the protein MNKKANNLDSSLTKQNSHSSIIQSINSIELLGKDGVVYIQHNGELYQLRQTKAGKLILTK